A window of Clostridium taeniosporum genomic DNA:
CATTAAAATCTATACCTCCTAAACTTCATTACTTTACGGGATCATACCCACCTTTACAAAAAGGATTACACCTTAAAATTCTATATAGTGCCATAAAGCCTCCTTTAATGACTCCATACTTATTTATTGCATCCATTGCATATTGTGAGCAAGTTGGCGTAAATCTACAACAAGGACTTCTACCAGGTGAAATAGATTTTCTATAAAACTTAATTAGACTTAATACCATTTTCTTCATCACAATATAAGCCCG
This region includes:
- the yidD gene encoding membrane protein insertion efficiency factor YidD, with protein sequence MKKMVLSLIKFYRKSISPGRSPCCRFTPTCSQYAMDAINKYGVIKGGFMALYRILRCNPFCKGGYDPVK